In one Stenotrophomonas maltophilia genomic region, the following are encoded:
- the dksA gene encoding RNA polymerase-binding protein DksA, translating into MAAKKTAKKAAKAAKKTAKPVVKKLAAKPVVKKPAAKPATKAASSQPAARKATAKKTPAKASKAAVKKAAAPVKAKPAAASKKAPAVKKAASKAVPVKKAAAKPAAKKPAAKPAPKAAVKKPVAPPAAKKAAALKPAAKPAAVKKVTKNIATPAAKPAPAPVVKSAPKPAATQAPAKPVPAKTAAGAAAKPASKPASAAAPSASTAPQSKNPVPVSKSPAKTAVKSDPAPKTVSRPVGKVAVAVAARSAAPAPRSKYKVVEYKTDEATGRPILPAGYKPSSEEEYMSPLQQEYFRQRLQNWRADLVEESKQTIENLREEVRDIGDEAERATRETENSLELRTRDRYRKLIGKIDSTLKRLEAGDYGYCVDTGEEIGLERLEARLTAERTIDAQERWEHLQKQQGD; encoded by the coding sequence GTGGCTGCTAAAAAAACTGCAAAGAAGGCCGCAAAGGCCGCCAAGAAAACCGCCAAGCCTGTTGTGAAGAAGTTGGCGGCAAAGCCCGTTGTCAAGAAGCCGGCGGCCAAGCCGGCGACCAAGGCAGCGTCCTCGCAACCGGCGGCCAGGAAGGCCACCGCGAAAAAAACGCCGGCCAAGGCAAGCAAAGCGGCCGTCAAGAAGGCCGCTGCGCCGGTCAAGGCCAAACCTGCTGCTGCCAGCAAGAAGGCGCCGGCAGTGAAAAAGGCCGCCAGCAAGGCGGTGCCGGTCAAGAAGGCTGCTGCCAAACCGGCTGCGAAGAAGCCGGCAGCCAAGCCGGCGCCGAAGGCGGCGGTGAAAAAGCCGGTTGCACCGCCAGCGGCAAAGAAGGCCGCGGCACTCAAGCCGGCGGCCAAGCCTGCCGCTGTAAAGAAGGTCACCAAGAATATCGCCACGCCGGCTGCCAAGCCGGCACCGGCCCCCGTAGTGAAGTCCGCACCGAAGCCTGCCGCAACGCAGGCTCCGGCCAAGCCTGTCCCGGCCAAGACCGCGGCAGGTGCTGCAGCCAAACCGGCATCCAAGCCGGCCTCGGCCGCTGCACCTTCCGCGTCGACCGCCCCGCAATCCAAGAATCCCGTGCCCGTTTCGAAATCGCCTGCCAAAACCGCCGTGAAATCCGATCCCGCTCCGAAGACCGTGTCGCGCCCTGTCGGCAAGGTCGCCGTGGCCGTCGCCGCCCGCTCGGCCGCCCCGGCCCCGCGCAGCAAGTACAAGGTCGTCGAGTACAAGACCGACGAGGCCACCGGCCGCCCGATCCTGCCGGCCGGTTACAAGCCGTCGTCGGAAGAGGAATACATGAGCCCGCTGCAGCAGGAGTACTTCCGCCAGCGCCTGCAGAACTGGCGCGCGGATCTGGTGGAGGAGTCCAAGCAGACCATCGAGAATCTGCGCGAGGAAGTGCGTGACATCGGCGACGAGGCCGAGCGTGCGACCCGTGAGACCGAGAACTCGCTGGAGCTGCGCACCCGCGACCGCTACCGCAAGCTGATCGGCAAGATCGACAGCACGCTCAAGCGCCTGGAAGCCGGTGATTACGGCTACTGCGTGGACACGGGTGAAGAGATCGGTCTGGAGCGCCTGGAAGCCCGCCTCACGGCCGAGCGCACCATCGACGCCCAGGAGCGTTGGGAGCACCTGCAGAAGCAGCAGGGCGACTGA
- the yidD gene encoding membrane protein insertion efficiency factor YidD — protein MISRLLIALLRFYKRFISPLLGPRCRFVPSCSEYAMEAISLHGPLRGSWLAARRLGRCHPFHPGGVDLVPERTDTPSCRCTGKH, from the coding sequence GTGATCTCGCGCCTGCTCATTGCCCTGCTGCGCTTCTACAAGCGCTTCATCAGCCCCCTGCTGGGGCCACGCTGCCGTTTCGTGCCCAGCTGTTCTGAATACGCGATGGAAGCCATCTCCCTGCATGGCCCGCTGCGCGGCAGCTGGCTGGCCGCGCGCCGGCTCGGCCGCTGCCACCCCTTCCACCCCGGCGGTGTCGACCTCGTGCCCGAACGCACCGACACCCCTTCATGCCGTTGCACAGGAAAACACTGA
- a CDS encoding dihydroorotase → MSSTLITNARMVNEGRTFDGDLRIENGRIAQIGTGLAPREGEQVVDAAGRWLLPGMIDDQVHFREPGLTHKGDIASESAAAVAGGLTSFMDMPNTNPPTLDSTILEAKYELARGRAWANYGFYHGASNDNLEAIRQLDPKKAPGVKVFMGASTGNMLVDNPETLDAIFRECPTPIITHCEDTPMIDANLKAFQEKYGDALTPDMHPDIRSREACIKSTRLALSLARKHGTRLHVLHISTADELALFEKGPLIRADGSRKQITAETCVHFLHFARPDYATKGNLIKCNPAIKDVADREAITAALADDVLDVLATDHAPHTWEEKQKPYAQAPSGLPLVQYALVAALERVHEGKLTREQVVQKFAHAPAQLFDVEQRGFLREGYFADLVLVEDVPFTVKREDVLSKCGWSPFEGTTFRSRIASTWVNGQRVWDGSTLVGEPAGQRLTYDR, encoded by the coding sequence ATGTCCTCCACGCTCATCACCAATGCCCGCATGGTCAATGAAGGCCGCACCTTCGACGGCGACCTGCGCATCGAGAACGGTCGCATCGCGCAGATCGGCACCGGGCTGGCGCCGCGCGAGGGCGAGCAGGTGGTGGACGCCGCCGGCCGCTGGCTGTTGCCCGGCATGATCGACGACCAGGTGCACTTCCGCGAGCCGGGCCTGACCCACAAGGGCGATATCGCCAGTGAATCGGCAGCGGCCGTGGCCGGTGGCCTGACCAGCTTCATGGACATGCCCAACACCAATCCGCCGACGCTGGACTCCACCATCCTGGAAGCCAAGTACGAACTGGCGCGTGGCCGCGCCTGGGCCAACTACGGCTTCTACCACGGGGCCAGCAACGACAATCTTGAGGCCATCCGCCAGCTCGATCCGAAGAAGGCGCCGGGCGTGAAAGTGTTCATGGGCGCGTCCACCGGCAACATGCTGGTGGACAACCCGGAAACACTGGACGCGATCTTCCGCGAGTGTCCGACCCCGATCATCACGCACTGTGAAGACACGCCGATGATCGATGCCAACCTGAAAGCCTTCCAGGAAAAATACGGCGACGCGCTGACCCCGGACATGCACCCGGACATCCGTTCGCGCGAAGCGTGCATCAAGTCGACGCGGCTGGCGCTGTCGCTGGCACGCAAGCACGGCACCCGCCTGCACGTCCTGCATATCTCCACCGCCGACGAACTGGCACTGTTCGAGAAGGGCCCGCTGATCCGGGCCGATGGCAGCCGCAAGCAGATCACCGCCGAAACCTGCGTGCACTTCCTGCACTTCGCCCGCCCGGATTACGCCACCAAGGGCAACCTGATCAAGTGCAATCCGGCCATCAAGGACGTGGCCGACCGCGAGGCGATCACCGCCGCGCTGGCCGACGACGTGCTGGACGTGCTGGCCACCGACCATGCCCCGCACACCTGGGAGGAGAAGCAGAAGCCCTATGCGCAGGCGCCGTCCGGCCTGCCGCTGGTGCAGTACGCGCTGGTGGCCGCACTGGAGCGCGTGCACGAGGGCAAACTGACCCGTGAGCAGGTGGTGCAGAAATTCGCGCATGCCCCGGCCCAGCTGTTCGACGTGGAACAGCGCGGCTTCCTGCGCGAAGGCTATTTCGCCGATCTCGTGCTGGTGGAAGACGTGCCGTTCACGGTCAAGCGCGAGGACGTGCTCTCCAAGTGCGGCTGGTCGCCGTTTGAAGGCACGACCTTCCGGTCGCGCATCGCCTCCACCTGGGTCAACGGCCAGCGGGTGTGGGACGGCAGCACGCTGGTGGGCGAGCCGGCCGGCCAGCGCTTGACCTACGACCGCTGA
- a CDS encoding M23 family metallopeptidase, with translation MRGFLMLGVLVAAPLWAVSAAQAQDGIGSLIDSRVVFPASASQGALVIGKVPAGSRVQYAGRSLRVSGYGSVVFGIGRDEKGPLRVQVQRPDGGSETATISVTPRDWPTERVNGVPPKTVNPPPAIAERIKREQAQVTAARARDDDRTDFTQTFIWPVQGRISGRFGNARVYNGQPGAGHSGMDIAVPTGTPVKAPAAGVVTFAGPDLYLTGGTLLIDHGYGVSSNFLHLSRIDVKVGDRVEQGQVIAAVGATGRATGPHLHWGMNWFDTRIDPLLVLERK, from the coding sequence ATGCGCGGGTTCCTCATGTTGGGGGTGCTGGTTGCCGCCCCCCTCTGGGCCGTATCTGCGGCACAGGCCCAGGATGGCATCGGCAGCCTGATCGACAGCCGCGTGGTGTTTCCTGCCAGTGCGTCGCAGGGCGCGCTGGTGATCGGCAAGGTTCCCGCCGGCAGCCGCGTGCAGTATGCCGGCCGCTCGCTGCGCGTGAGCGGTTACGGCAGCGTGGTGTTCGGTATCGGCCGCGATGAAAAGGGGCCGCTGCGCGTGCAGGTGCAGCGCCCGGACGGCGGCAGCGAAACGGCCACCATCTCGGTGACGCCGCGTGACTGGCCGACCGAACGGGTCAACGGTGTACCGCCGAAGACGGTCAATCCTCCGCCCGCCATTGCCGAACGGATCAAGCGCGAGCAGGCACAGGTAACCGCTGCGCGTGCCCGCGACGATGACCGCACCGACTTCACCCAGACCTTCATCTGGCCGGTGCAGGGCCGCATCAGCGGCCGCTTCGGCAATGCCCGCGTCTACAACGGCCAGCCCGGTGCCGGCCATTCCGGCATGGACATCGCGGTACCCACCGGCACCCCGGTGAAGGCACCTGCCGCCGGGGTGGTCACCTTTGCCGGCCCCGACCTGTACCTGACCGGTGGCACACTGCTGATCGACCATGGCTACGGCGTCAGCTCGAACTTCCTGCATCTGTCGCGCATCGACGTCAAGGTCGGTGATCGCGTCGAGCAGGGCCAGGTCATTGCCGCGGTTGGCGCCACCGGCCGTGCCACCGGCCCACACCTGCACTGGGGCATGAACTGGTTCGACACCCGCATCGATCCGCTGCTGGTGCTGGAGCGGAAGTAA
- a CDS encoding squalene/phytoene synthase family protein, with translation MSSTALESFLDKWRSRWPEWSVAAPFVAESHRELAVAWFALLQEFDDMLNTSGDPLPADAKLAWWGEELRSWEGQRSRHPLGRVLEPVRAPWARLAETLPDLVEARTVAPDAASAEAALARYAEAVAAVEVVLFDDRPRTGAGRAVQLQTLAQRLQDAGVAGVPRSLLDEDTRSAAQRWAQHLLKGWGARVPGPRPRRVWSSLARARLTAQAAGKPIEATPLRTLLRVWWAARG, from the coding sequence GTGAGCAGCACCGCGCTGGAAAGCTTCCTCGACAAATGGCGCAGCCGTTGGCCGGAATGGTCGGTGGCCGCGCCGTTCGTGGCCGAATCGCACCGTGAGTTGGCCGTAGCGTGGTTCGCGCTGCTGCAGGAATTCGACGACATGCTCAATACCAGCGGCGATCCGTTGCCGGCCGATGCCAAGCTGGCATGGTGGGGCGAGGAGCTGCGCAGCTGGGAAGGACAGCGTTCGCGCCATCCGTTGGGTCGTGTGCTGGAACCGGTGCGTGCGCCGTGGGCGCGGTTGGCGGAAACGCTGCCGGATCTGGTGGAGGCACGCACCGTCGCGCCGGATGCGGCCAGTGCCGAAGCCGCGCTGGCCCGCTACGCTGAAGCAGTCGCGGCCGTGGAAGTGGTGTTGTTCGATGACAGGCCGCGGACCGGTGCGGGCCGGGCCGTGCAGTTGCAGACGCTGGCCCAGCGCCTGCAGGACGCAGGCGTGGCCGGCGTGCCGCGCAGCCTGCTGGACGAGGACACCCGCTCCGCCGCGCAGCGCTGGGCGCAGCACCTGTTGAAGGGGTGGGGCGCGCGCGTGCCCGGGCCGCGCCCGCGCCGCGTGTGGTCCAGCCTGGCCCGTGCACGCCTGACGGCCCAGGCGGCCGGCAAGCCGATCGAGGCGACCCCGCTGCGCACCCTGCTGCGGGTGTGGTGGGCCGCACGCGGCTGA
- a CDS encoding phosphoglycolate phosphatase produces MTATHFPRAVLFDLDGTLLDSAPDFVATCDAMLAERGRAPIDPAQLRPVVSKGSRAMIAAAFPDLDAHARDALIPEFLQRYEALIGQHAVLFDGVAGMLAALDAAGTVWGIVTNKPEYLARLILPQHGWQQRCAVLVGGDSLAERKPHPLPLLHAAQAIGVAASDCVYVGDDERDIIAARAAAMPSVAALWGYRLHSDDPLAWQADVLVENAALLQLASLWPTRSARPAHP; encoded by the coding sequence ATGACCGCCACGCACTTCCCGCGCGCGGTGCTGTTCGACCTGGACGGCACCCTGCTGGACAGTGCGCCGGACTTCGTTGCCACCTGCGACGCCATGCTGGCCGAGCGTGGACGCGCGCCTATCGATCCGGCGCAGCTGCGCCCGGTGGTGTCCAAGGGCTCGCGGGCGATGATCGCGGCGGCCTTCCCGGACCTGGATGCGCATGCGCGCGACGCGCTGATCCCGGAGTTCCTGCAGCGCTATGAAGCGTTGATCGGCCAGCACGCGGTGCTGTTCGATGGCGTCGCCGGCATGCTCGCCGCGCTCGATGCTGCTGGAACGGTATGGGGCATCGTTACCAACAAGCCCGAGTACCTGGCGCGGTTGATCCTGCCGCAGCACGGTTGGCAGCAGCGCTGCGCCGTGCTGGTCGGCGGCGACAGCCTGGCCGAGCGCAAGCCGCACCCGCTGCCGCTGCTGCACGCTGCGCAGGCGATCGGTGTCGCGGCAAGCGACTGCGTGTATGTCGGCGACGACGAGCGCGACATCATCGCGGCGCGCGCCGCGGCCATGCCATCGGTGGCAGCGCTGTGGGGCTACCGCCTGCACAGCGACGACCCGTTGGCCTGGCAGGCCGATGTACTGGTCGAGAACGCCGCACTTCTGCAACTGGCCAGCCTGTGGCCAACGCGGTCGGCACGCCCGGCCCACCCGTAA
- the ubiG gene encoding bifunctional 2-polyprenyl-6-hydroxyphenol methylase/3-demethylubiquinol 3-O-methyltransferase UbiG translates to MTAPHASSNFDQAELDKFAALANRWWDADGPQKPLHALNPVRLKYVADRVPLRGARVLDIGCGGGLLSEALAQAGADVTAIDLAPELVKVARLHALESGAKVDYRVQAAEDLAAEQPGSFDVVTCMEMLEHVPDPGAIIEACRRLLKPGGHLFLSTINRTAAAFAVAIVGAEYVARLLPKGTHHYQEFIRPAELARWLREADLQLADVSGMAYEPWRNRARLSTRTDINYLAYAVKPA, encoded by the coding sequence ATGACTGCCCCCCATGCTTCCTCCAATTTCGATCAGGCCGAGCTGGACAAGTTCGCCGCACTGGCCAACCGCTGGTGGGACGCCGATGGTCCGCAGAAGCCGCTGCATGCGCTGAACCCGGTGCGCCTGAAGTACGTGGCCGACCGCGTGCCGCTGCGCGGCGCACGCGTGCTCGACATCGGCTGCGGTGGCGGCCTGCTGAGCGAAGCACTGGCCCAGGCCGGTGCCGATGTCACCGCCATCGATCTGGCCCCGGAGCTGGTCAAGGTCGCGCGGCTGCACGCACTGGAAAGTGGTGCCAAGGTCGACTACCGGGTGCAGGCCGCCGAGGACCTGGCCGCTGAACAGCCGGGCAGCTTCGATGTGGTGACCTGCATGGAGATGCTCGAGCACGTGCCGGACCCCGGCGCGATCATCGAGGCCTGCAGGCGGCTGCTGAAGCCGGGGGGGCACCTGTTCCTGTCGACCATCAACCGCACGGCCGCCGCATTCGCGGTGGCCATTGTCGGTGCCGAATACGTGGCGCGCCTGTTGCCGAAGGGCACCCACCACTACCAGGAATTCATCAGGCCGGCCGAACTGGCACGCTGGTTGCGCGAGGCTGATCTGCAGCTGGCCGATGTCAGCGGCATGGCATACGAGCCGTGGCGCAACCGTGCCCGCCTCAGCACCCGCACCGACATCAACTACCTGGCCTACGCGGTCAAGCCGGCATGA